The Drosophila innubila isolate TH190305 chromosome 3R unlocalized genomic scaffold, UK_Dinn_1.0 2_E_3R, whole genome shotgun sequence genome has a segment encoding these proteins:
- the LOC117790294 gene encoding uncharacterized protein LOC117790294, producing the protein MTCIFRIIKRYWSSWGSHGSLQRVSFTPSTIVTDRERILRNIASPTPFQNFLNEMRLTSLQDMGKAKMPLRESLKMRKSAVRLWSSLSEKKKKKYRVLADNWQFTRLPMQYIEKSTTHLGTQLTNNPEVLESTDASVTIVASRKSRRSSRSMPVKRKTRSKSVTKRRKVKKPSEIIAPPELPKTPRRKRRMNAAERRSSEIFANLSNCVSRIDLPEMPKVPETEEMQELEVQELEVQEENQPDLSTHRHTKRKRLNNQVHS; encoded by the exons ATGACTTGTATATTTCGGATAATTAAAAGATACTGGTCATCGTGGGGCTCACATGGGTCACTGCAGCGGGTCAGCTTTACTCCTAGTACTATTGTAACGGACCGGGAGCGCATACTGCGTAACATCGCATCTCCGACTCCCTTTCAAAACTTTCTCAATGAAATGCGTTTGACGTCATTACAAGATATGGGGAAGGCTAAGATGCCACTTCGAGAATCTCTTAAAATGCGGAAGTCTGCAGTCCGTCTTTGGTCTAGCCTGtcagagaagaagaagaagaaatataGAGTGCTAGCTGACAATTGGCAATTCACCCGCCTACCCATGCAATACATTGAGAAAAGTACTACCCATCTGGGTACACAGCTAACCAATAACCCGGAAGTCCTCGAGTCGACAGATGCATCTGTAACGATTGTCGCAAGTCGCAAATCAAGAAGGTCATCAAGATCCATGCCAGTGAAACGGAAGACTCGCTCCAAGTCTGTGACAAAACGACGAAAGGTTAAGAAACCCTCGGAAATTATAGCTCCACCGGAACTACCGAAGACTCCCAGAAGAAAGCGCAGAATGAACGCAGCTGAACGTCGAAGCAGCGAAATTTTTGCGAATCTGAGCAACTGCGTCTCTCGCATTGACTT ACCAGAGATGCCGAAAGTTCCAGAGACGGAGGAGATGCAGGAGCTAGAGGTGCAGGAGCTAGAGGTGCAGGAGGAGAACCAACCAGATTTGTCAACCCATCGTCATACTAAACGCAAACGGCTTAACAACCAAGTTCACTCTTAA